In Aegilops tauschii subsp. strangulata cultivar AL8/78 chromosome 3, Aet v6.0, whole genome shotgun sequence, one genomic interval encodes:
- the LOC109762552 gene encoding phosphatidylglycerophosphate phosphatase PTPMT1: MPPTSKQPTQNPDPIQQTRHLFSPPQSSPEVLPPHSSHFSRLLWPPRGAESEPQRHASRSTNLPSQIPRGSAGSVRVRSAPEPGGVELFREGRGGEGRRMRIRELGDGDGRPVEGEEQEEAWAGGGEVVRLRAKRALVGAGARVLFYPTLLYNVLRNQFEAEFRWWDRVDQCILLGAVPFPSDVPRLKQLGVQGVVTLNEPYETLVPMSLYQTHGIDHLVIATRDYLFAPSLEDICRAIDFIHRNASQGGTTYVHCKAGRGRSTTIVLCYLIKYRSMTPEAALDHVRSIRPRVLLAPSQWQAVIVFSTLTTGRLPVRSTNLNCYLEGTKASIPDRDIEDCTMEFDYDDGGLPLCQVMVPRPSSPTGCVDAVFITEADLEGYDAYVDTGKDVVSFEVVASRKPIMRRLSCLFGSLKVTSNCEPAPSRFTEVRAC, translated from the exons ATGCCACCAACCAGCAAACAACCCACCCAAAACCCGGATCCGATTCAGCAGACTCGCCACCTGTTTTCGCCCCCGCAGTCTTCTCCTGAGGTTTTGCCCCCACACTCTTCCCATTTCTCGCGTCTCCTCTGGCCACCACGAGGAGCAGAGTCCGAGCCGCAACGCCACGCCTCTCGATCCACGAATCTCCCCTCTCAAATCCCCCGCGGATCTGCTGGTTCCGTGAGGGTTAGGAGCGCGCCGGAGCCTGGAGGCGTCGAGCTGTTTCGGGAGggaaggggaggggaggggaggcgcaTGAGGATTCGCGAGCTGGGGGACGGCGACGGGAGGCCGGTGGAgggggaggagcaggaggaggcctgggcaggcggcggcgaggtcgTGCGGCTGAGGGCCAAGCGCGCGCTCGTCGGCGCCGGCGCCAGGGTGCTCTTCTACCCGACGCTTCTCTACAACGTGCTGCGCAACCAATTCGAGGCCGAGTTCCGGTGGTGGGACCGCGTCGACCAG TGTATTTTGCTAGGAGCTGTTCCTTTCCCTAGTGATGTTCCACGTCTGAAGCAACTTGGAGTTCAGGGAGTTGTAACATTGAATGAGCCTTATGAGACTCTGGTACCAATGTCCTTGTACCAG ACCCATGGGATCGATCACCTTGTGATTGCCACAAGAGACTACCTGTTTGCACCATCCCTCGAAGATATTTGTCGAGCCATCGATTTTATCCACC GTAATGCATCACAAGGTGGCACTACTTATGTTCACTGTAAAGCTGGAAGAGGACGAAGCACCACTATTGTTTTGTGCTATTTG ATCAAATATAGGAGCATGACTCCTGAAGCAGCTTTGGATCATGTACGATCCATTAGGCCCCGAGTGCTTTTGGCACCGTCACAGTGGCAG gctgttatcgtatttagcaCTCTCACCACCGGACGTCTTCCAGTACGGAGTACAAACCTAAACTGTTATCTAGAAGGCACCAAAGCCTCCATTCCTGACAGAGATATCGAGGACTGCACTATGGAGTTTGATTACGATGATGGCGGTTTACCTCTTTGTCAAGTTATGGTACCGAGGCCAAGCAGTCCGACTGGGTGTGTCGATGCAGTGTTCATAACAGAAGCAGATCTGGAGGGCTACGATGCATACGTTGATACTGGGAAGGATGTTGTGTCATTTGAAGTAGTAGCCAGTCGCAAACCCATTATGAGGAGACTATCGTGCCTCTTTGGATCATTGAAAGTTACCAGCAACTGTGAACCAGCCCCAAGCCGGTTTACCGAGGTTCGCGCCTGCTAG
- the LOC109762551 gene encoding mitochondrial-processing peptidase subunit alpha isoform X1 has translation MGRLYRGFAHDKHGGLIVCRSGIACSFSKLRPTTRPDSLNRRTLSSCTNTEPSAPRRPSPLLPPCRQSPPSELPGRGGGSHVPDRRQPPPRSQGFLRRVSDTLGLRFLHSTLPLVLMGIHNLVTSAIWIESPAATVGLYIDCGSMYETPGSSGASHLLERMSFKSTTNRSHLRLVREVESIGGNVSAIATREQMCYTYDAFRAYVPDMVEVLIDSVRNPTFLDWEVKEQLEEIKAEIAEFSANPQGLLLEALHSAGYTGALANPLIAPEPAIHKLDSSILKEFIAENYTAPRMVLAASGVEHDVLVSIAEPLLSDLPAVKRPEEPKSVYVGGDYRCQADCQNTHVALAFEVPGGWYEEKTAITVTVLQKLMGGGDWFCTGGVGKGLYSRLSLRILSHYHQIESFSAFNHIYNYSGLFGILATTSPDFASKAVDLAAGELLEVATPGNVTQGQLDRAKQAAKCKVLMDLESRAVACEDIGRQVMTYGERKPIEKFLNDVEAITLNDISSTAKNIISTPLTMASWGDVTNVPTYESVSRKFHSK, from the exons ATGGGCCGATTGTATCGCGGATTCGCTCACGATAAGCACGGTGGGCTGATTGTATGCAGGTCCGGAATAGCCTGCTCATTCTCAAAACTACGGCCCACGACCCGGCCAGACTCACTCAACCGACGCACGCTCTCGTCGTGCACGAACACAGAGCCCTCAGCTCCTCGGCGGCCCTCCCCTCTTCTCCCTCCCTGTCGCCAGTCCCCGCCCTCGGAGCtcccgggccgcggcggcggcagccatGTACCGGATCGCCGGCAGCCACCTCCGCGCTCTCAAG gattcttacgacgagtaagtgatacgttagggttacgatttctacactcaactttgccgttggtgttgatgggaatccacaaccttgttacttccgctatttggattgag AGTCCAGCAGCAACAGTGGGATTGTATATTGATTGTGGTTCTATGTATGAAACACCTGGTTCATCTGGAGCATCGCATCTACTGGAGAGAATGTCATTCAAGAGCACCACAAACAGGAGTCATTTGCGGCTAGTACGCGAGGTAGAGTCCATTGGAGGGAATGTCTCTGCGATAGCTACTCGTGAACAAATGTGCTATACCTATGATGCATTCAGGGCCTATGTACCTGATATGGTTGAAGTGCTTATTGATAGTGTGAGAAACCCAACATTTCTTGATTGGGAGGTTAAAGAGCAG CTGGAGGAGATCAAAGCTGAAATAGCTGAATTTTCTGCTAATCCTCAAGGTTTACTTTTAGAGGCTCTCCATTCTGCTGGCTATACTGGGGCACTGGCAAATCCCTTGATAGCACCAGAGCCTGCCATACATAAATTGGACAGTAGCATTCTTAAGGAATTCATTGCT GAAAACTACACAGCACCCAGGATGGTCCTGGCGGCATCAGGCGTTGAGCATGATGTGCTAGTTTCAATTGCTGAGCCACTtctctctgatcttcctgctgtGAAGCGTCCAGAAGAGCCAAAGTCAGTTTATGTGGGAGGAGACTATCGTTGTCAAGCAGACTGTCAA AACACACATGTTGCTCTTGCTTTTGAAGTGCCAGGTGGATGGTATGAAGAGAAAACAGCTATTACTGTAACTGTCCTTCAG AAGCTCATGGGGGGAGGTGATTGGTTCTGTACTGGCGGTGTTGGCAAGGGCTTGTATTCTCGATTAT CTCTCCGGATATTAAGCCACTACCATCAGATCGAATCATTCTCCGCTTTCAATCATATCTACAACTATTCTGGTCTTTTTGGAATTCTTGCAACAACC AGCCCAGATTTTGCCTCGAAGGCTGTGGATTTGGCAGCTGGGGAACTTCTTGAAGTTGCCACTCCTGGAAATG TTACACAAGGACAGCTTGATCGAGCTAAACAGGCAGCAAAGTGTAAAGTTTTGATGGACTTGGAATCAAGA GCTGTTGCATGTGAAGACATTGGGAGGCAGGTTATGACTTATGGTGAAAG GAAACCCATCGAGAAATTCTTGAACGATGTCGAAGCAATTACTCTGAATGACATTTCTTCAACTGCCAAGAACATTATTTCTACACCCCTTACGATGGCATCATGGGGTGATG TTACTAATGTCCCAACCTACGAGTCTGTTAGCAGGAAGTTTCATTCAAAGTGA
- the LOC109762551 gene encoding mitochondrial-processing peptidase subunit alpha isoform X4, with product MYRIAGSHLRALKSPAATVGLYIDCGSMYETPGSSGASHLLERMSFKSTTNRSHLRLVREVESIGGNVSAIATREQMCYTYDAFRAYVPDMVEVLIDSVRNPTFLDWEVKEQLEEIKAEIAEFSANPQGLLLEALHSAGYTGALANPLIAPEPAIHKLDSSILKEFIAENYTAPRMVLAASGVEHDVLVSIAEPLLSDLPAVKRPEEPKSVYVGGDYRCQADCQNTHVALAFEVPGGWYEEKTAITVTVLQKLMGGGDWFCTGGVGKGLYSRLSLRILSHYHQIESFSAFNHIYNYSGLFGILATTSPDFASKAVDLAAGELLEVATPGNVTQGQLDRAKQAAKCKVLMDLESRAVACEDIGRQVMTYGERKPIEKFLNDVEAITLNDISSTAKNIISTPLTMASWGDVTNVPTYESVSRKFHSK from the exons atGTACCGGATCGCCGGCAGCCACCTCCGCGCTCTCAAG AGTCCAGCAGCAACAGTGGGATTGTATATTGATTGTGGTTCTATGTATGAAACACCTGGTTCATCTGGAGCATCGCATCTACTGGAGAGAATGTCATTCAAGAGCACCACAAACAGGAGTCATTTGCGGCTAGTACGCGAGGTAGAGTCCATTGGAGGGAATGTCTCTGCGATAGCTACTCGTGAACAAATGTGCTATACCTATGATGCATTCAGGGCCTATGTACCTGATATGGTTGAAGTGCTTATTGATAGTGTGAGAAACCCAACATTTCTTGATTGGGAGGTTAAAGAGCAG CTGGAGGAGATCAAAGCTGAAATAGCTGAATTTTCTGCTAATCCTCAAGGTTTACTTTTAGAGGCTCTCCATTCTGCTGGCTATACTGGGGCACTGGCAAATCCCTTGATAGCACCAGAGCCTGCCATACATAAATTGGACAGTAGCATTCTTAAGGAATTCATTGCT GAAAACTACACAGCACCCAGGATGGTCCTGGCGGCATCAGGCGTTGAGCATGATGTGCTAGTTTCAATTGCTGAGCCACTtctctctgatcttcctgctgtGAAGCGTCCAGAAGAGCCAAAGTCAGTTTATGTGGGAGGAGACTATCGTTGTCAAGCAGACTGTCAA AACACACATGTTGCTCTTGCTTTTGAAGTGCCAGGTGGATGGTATGAAGAGAAAACAGCTATTACTGTAACTGTCCTTCAG AAGCTCATGGGGGGAGGTGATTGGTTCTGTACTGGCGGTGTTGGCAAGGGCTTGTATTCTCGATTAT CTCTCCGGATATTAAGCCACTACCATCAGATCGAATCATTCTCCGCTTTCAATCATATCTACAACTATTCTGGTCTTTTTGGAATTCTTGCAACAACC AGCCCAGATTTTGCCTCGAAGGCTGTGGATTTGGCAGCTGGGGAACTTCTTGAAGTTGCCACTCCTGGAAATG TTACACAAGGACAGCTTGATCGAGCTAAACAGGCAGCAAAGTGTAAAGTTTTGATGGACTTGGAATCAAGA GCTGTTGCATGTGAAGACATTGGGAGGCAGGTTATGACTTATGGTGAAAG GAAACCCATCGAGAAATTCTTGAACGATGTCGAAGCAATTACTCTGAATGACATTTCTTCAACTGCCAAGAACATTATTTCTACACCCCTTACGATGGCATCATGGGGTGATG TTACTAATGTCCCAACCTACGAGTCTGTTAGCAGGAAGTTTCATTCAAAGTGA
- the LOC109762551 gene encoding mitochondrial-processing peptidase subunit alpha isoform X2 gives MYRIAGSHLRALKQHGSSRFASTSVVKQSSGGLFGWLLGGKPTQFPTLDVPLPGITIPPPLPDFVEPAKAKVTSLPNGLKIASETSTSPAATVGLYIDCGSMYETPGSSGASHLLERMSFKSTTNRSHLRLVREVESIGGNVSAIATREQMCYTYDAFRAYVPDMVEVLIDSVRNPTFLDWEVKEQLEEIKAEIAEFSANPQGLLLEALHSAGYTGALANPLIAPEPAIHKLDSSILKEFIAENYTAPRMVLAASGVEHDVLVSIAEPLLSDLPAVKRPEEPKSVYVGGDYRCQADCQNTHVALAFEVPGGWYEEKTAITVTVLQKLMGGGDWFCTGGVGKGLYSRLSLRILSHYHQIESFSAFNHIYNYSGLFGILATTSPDFASKAVDLAAGELLEVATPGNVTQGQLDRAKQAAKCKVLMDLESRAVACEDIGRQVMTYGERKPIEKFLNDVEAITLNDISSTAKNIISTPLTMASWGDVTNVPTYESVSRKFHSK, from the exons atGTACCGGATCGCCGGCAGCCACCTCCGCGCTCTCAAG CAACATGGTTCTAGTAGGTTTGCTAGTACAAGTGTTGTGAAGCAGTCTTCTGGTGGTTTATTTGGTTGGCTTCTTGGTGGCAAGCCAACCCAGTTTCCAACTCTTGATGTCCCTCTCCCAGGCATCACCATTCCTCCACCACTACCAGACTTTGTAGAGCCAGCCAAGGCAAAAGTTACCTCTCTCCCGAATGGCCTCAAAATTGCTTCAGAAACATCAACG AGTCCAGCAGCAACAGTGGGATTGTATATTGATTGTGGTTCTATGTATGAAACACCTGGTTCATCTGGAGCATCGCATCTACTGGAGAGAATGTCATTCAAGAGCACCACAAACAGGAGTCATTTGCGGCTAGTACGCGAGGTAGAGTCCATTGGAGGGAATGTCTCTGCGATAGCTACTCGTGAACAAATGTGCTATACCTATGATGCATTCAGGGCCTATGTACCTGATATGGTTGAAGTGCTTATTGATAGTGTGAGAAACCCAACATTTCTTGATTGGGAGGTTAAAGAGCAG CTGGAGGAGATCAAAGCTGAAATAGCTGAATTTTCTGCTAATCCTCAAGGTTTACTTTTAGAGGCTCTCCATTCTGCTGGCTATACTGGGGCACTGGCAAATCCCTTGATAGCACCAGAGCCTGCCATACATAAATTGGACAGTAGCATTCTTAAGGAATTCATTGCT GAAAACTACACAGCACCCAGGATGGTCCTGGCGGCATCAGGCGTTGAGCATGATGTGCTAGTTTCAATTGCTGAGCCACTtctctctgatcttcctgctgtGAAGCGTCCAGAAGAGCCAAAGTCAGTTTATGTGGGAGGAGACTATCGTTGTCAAGCAGACTGTCAA AACACACATGTTGCTCTTGCTTTTGAAGTGCCAGGTGGATGGTATGAAGAGAAAACAGCTATTACTGTAACTGTCCTTCAG AAGCTCATGGGGGGAGGTGATTGGTTCTGTACTGGCGGTGTTGGCAAGGGCTTGTATTCTCGATTAT CTCTCCGGATATTAAGCCACTACCATCAGATCGAATCATTCTCCGCTTTCAATCATATCTACAACTATTCTGGTCTTTTTGGAATTCTTGCAACAACC AGCCCAGATTTTGCCTCGAAGGCTGTGGATTTGGCAGCTGGGGAACTTCTTGAAGTTGCCACTCCTGGAAATG TTACACAAGGACAGCTTGATCGAGCTAAACAGGCAGCAAAGTGTAAAGTTTTGATGGACTTGGAATCAAGA GCTGTTGCATGTGAAGACATTGGGAGGCAGGTTATGACTTATGGTGAAAG GAAACCCATCGAGAAATTCTTGAACGATGTCGAAGCAATTACTCTGAATGACATTTCTTCAACTGCCAAGAACATTATTTCTACACCCCTTACGATGGCATCATGGGGTGATG TTACTAATGTCCCAACCTACGAGTCTGTTAGCAGGAAGTTTCATTCAAAGTGA
- the LOC109762551 gene encoding mitochondrial-processing peptidase subunit alpha isoform X3, producing the protein MGIHNLVTSAIWIESPAATVGLYIDCGSMYETPGSSGASHLLERMSFKSTTNRSHLRLVREVESIGGNVSAIATREQMCYTYDAFRAYVPDMVEVLIDSVRNPTFLDWEVKEQLEEIKAEIAEFSANPQGLLLEALHSAGYTGALANPLIAPEPAIHKLDSSILKEFIAENYTAPRMVLAASGVEHDVLVSIAEPLLSDLPAVKRPEEPKSVYVGGDYRCQADCQNTHVALAFEVPGGWYEEKTAITVTVLQKLMGGGDWFCTGGVGKGLYSRLSLRILSHYHQIESFSAFNHIYNYSGLFGILATTSPDFASKAVDLAAGELLEVATPGNVTQGQLDRAKQAAKCKVLMDLESRAVACEDIGRQVMTYGERKPIEKFLNDVEAITLNDISSTAKNIISTPLTMASWGDVTNVPTYESVSRKFHSK; encoded by the exons atgggaatccacaaccttgttacttccgctatttggattgag AGTCCAGCAGCAACAGTGGGATTGTATATTGATTGTGGTTCTATGTATGAAACACCTGGTTCATCTGGAGCATCGCATCTACTGGAGAGAATGTCATTCAAGAGCACCACAAACAGGAGTCATTTGCGGCTAGTACGCGAGGTAGAGTCCATTGGAGGGAATGTCTCTGCGATAGCTACTCGTGAACAAATGTGCTATACCTATGATGCATTCAGGGCCTATGTACCTGATATGGTTGAAGTGCTTATTGATAGTGTGAGAAACCCAACATTTCTTGATTGGGAGGTTAAAGAGCAG CTGGAGGAGATCAAAGCTGAAATAGCTGAATTTTCTGCTAATCCTCAAGGTTTACTTTTAGAGGCTCTCCATTCTGCTGGCTATACTGGGGCACTGGCAAATCCCTTGATAGCACCAGAGCCTGCCATACATAAATTGGACAGTAGCATTCTTAAGGAATTCATTGCT GAAAACTACACAGCACCCAGGATGGTCCTGGCGGCATCAGGCGTTGAGCATGATGTGCTAGTTTCAATTGCTGAGCCACTtctctctgatcttcctgctgtGAAGCGTCCAGAAGAGCCAAAGTCAGTTTATGTGGGAGGAGACTATCGTTGTCAAGCAGACTGTCAA AACACACATGTTGCTCTTGCTTTTGAAGTGCCAGGTGGATGGTATGAAGAGAAAACAGCTATTACTGTAACTGTCCTTCAG AAGCTCATGGGGGGAGGTGATTGGTTCTGTACTGGCGGTGTTGGCAAGGGCTTGTATTCTCGATTAT CTCTCCGGATATTAAGCCACTACCATCAGATCGAATCATTCTCCGCTTTCAATCATATCTACAACTATTCTGGTCTTTTTGGAATTCTTGCAACAACC AGCCCAGATTTTGCCTCGAAGGCTGTGGATTTGGCAGCTGGGGAACTTCTTGAAGTTGCCACTCCTGGAAATG TTACACAAGGACAGCTTGATCGAGCTAAACAGGCAGCAAAGTGTAAAGTTTTGATGGACTTGGAATCAAGA GCTGTTGCATGTGAAGACATTGGGAGGCAGGTTATGACTTATGGTGAAAG GAAACCCATCGAGAAATTCTTGAACGATGTCGAAGCAATTACTCTGAATGACATTTCTTCAACTGCCAAGAACATTATTTCTACACCCCTTACGATGGCATCATGGGGTGATG TTACTAATGTCCCAACCTACGAGTCTGTTAGCAGGAAGTTTCATTCAAAGTGA